In Excalfactoria chinensis isolate bCotChi1 chromosome 3, bCotChi1.hap2, whole genome shotgun sequence, one DNA window encodes the following:
- the RTN4 gene encoding reticulon-4 isoform X5 encodes MDAKMVVDLLYWRDIKKTGVVFGASLFLLLSLTVFSIVSVTAYIALALLSVTISFRIYKGVIQAIQKSDEGHPFRAYLESDVAVSEELVQKYSSVVLGHINGTVKELRHLFLVDDLVDSLKFAVLMWVFTYVGALFNGLTLLILALISLFSVPVIYERHQAQIDHYLGLVNKNVKDAMAKIQAKIPGLKRKAE; translated from the exons ttgTTGACCTCCTTTACTGGCGAGACATTAAGAAGACAGGAGTGGTGTTTGGTGCCAGCttgttcctgctgctctcatTAACAGTGTTCAGCATCGTGAGCGTGACAGCTTACATTGCCTTGGCCCTGCTTTCTGTGACCATCAGCTTTAGGATATACAAGGGAGTTATCCAGGCAATCCAGAAGTCCGACGAAGGCCACCCATTTAG GGCTTACTTGGAGTCTGATGTAGCTGTGTCTGAAGAGCTGGTTCAGAAATACAGCAGTGTTGTGCTTGGTCACATCAATGGCACAGTCAAGGAGCTGAGACACCTCTTCCTTGTTGATGACTTGGTTGATTCTCTGAAG tttGCAGTGTTGATGTGGGTGTTCACTTACGTTGGTGCCTTGTTTAATGGTCTGACATTACTGATACTGG ctttgatTTCGCTCTTCAGTGTTCCTGTTATTTATGAGAGACATCAG GCCCAGATCGACCATTATTTGGGACTAGTGAACAAGAATGTCAAGGATGCAATGGCAAA GATCCAAGCAAAGATCCCTGGGCTGAAGCGCAAAGCAGAGTAA
- the RTN4 gene encoding reticulon-4 isoform X4, with protein sequence MDSQPSGWKDKVVDLLYWRDIKKTGVVFGASLFLLLSLTVFSIVSVTAYIALALLSVTISFRIYKGVIQAIQKSDEGHPFRAYLESDVAVSEELVQKYSSVVLGHINGTVKELRHLFLVDDLVDSLKFAVLMWVFTYVGALFNGLTLLILALISLFSVPVIYERHQAQIDHYLGLVNKNVKDAMAKIQAKIPGLKRKAE encoded by the exons ttgTTGACCTCCTTTACTGGCGAGACATTAAGAAGACAGGAGTGGTGTTTGGTGCCAGCttgttcctgctgctctcatTAACAGTGTTCAGCATCGTGAGCGTGACAGCTTACATTGCCTTGGCCCTGCTTTCTGTGACCATCAGCTTTAGGATATACAAGGGAGTTATCCAGGCAATCCAGAAGTCCGACGAAGGCCACCCATTTAG GGCTTACTTGGAGTCTGATGTAGCTGTGTCTGAAGAGCTGGTTCAGAAATACAGCAGTGTTGTGCTTGGTCACATCAATGGCACAGTCAAGGAGCTGAGACACCTCTTCCTTGTTGATGACTTGGTTGATTCTCTGAAG tttGCAGTGTTGATGTGGGTGTTCACTTACGTTGGTGCCTTGTTTAATGGTCTGACATTACTGATACTGG ctttgatTTCGCTCTTCAGTGTTCCTGTTATTTATGAGAGACATCAG GCCCAGATCGACCATTATTTGGGACTAGTGAACAAGAATGTCAAGGATGCAATGGCAAA GATCCAAGCAAAGATCCCTGGGCTGAAGCGCAAAGCAGAGTAA